The genomic window CGCCGGCTGTTCGGCCAGTTCGTCCAGGACGGCCTGCCGCCCGAGCGGCGCGGGCTCTTCCTGGCCGGCGACGACGTCTCCTGGACGGCCGGCTTCGCCGAGGGCGCGGTCACCACGGCGCTGAACGCCGTCTGGGGCGTGCTGCACCACCTCGGTGGCGCCACCAGCCCGGAGAACCCCGGTCCGGGGGACCTCTTCGACCAGCTCGCTCCGGTGCTGCTGCCGGAGGACTGAGGGTCCGTCACCCGACGGGCCGGCAGGCGCGCAAGACGCTCAGCACACGAACCACGGGGGAAGCGATGGAACTACTGGAACAGGGAATCCGCGGCGAGCCGGCATGGACCGTGCCGTGCAGGGCGACCGGCCGGAGCGGTGCGGACAAAGTCATGGCACAGTTGATCAGCGCAGCCCAGCCCACGTGGGTCGAACTCCTCACGGGCCTGGACACCACGGAGTTCGAGGAGCTGCTGCACGCCCTGCGGCCGCACACCGAGGCGGACGCACCGCGGGTGGGGCGACGCTGGACGCTCTGCCTGGCGGACCGGGTCCTGCTGGTCTCGGTCTACCGCCGCACCAACCTGACCATGCGTGAGGTCGCCGTGGTGTTCGGGATCTCCAAGTCGGCCGCCGACCGGATCGTCGGCCAGCTCGGGCCGCTGCTCGACCTGCCGCCGGTGCGCCACCGGCGCTCCCGGCTGACCCTGCGGCTGGACCGCATGACCGACGAGGCGTGAACTGACGTTTGATCAGAAGTGAACAACAGGTGAACCAGCCGACCGGGCCGGTCCAGTCAACGCGCTGGACCGGCCCGGTCGTTGGCGTTCCCAAGAGTGCCCGATCGGGCACATCGACGCTCGCCGGCCTGCCCGATCGGGCACTCTTGCACCTCAACTGGCAGCCCTCGGCGCCCTAACGGGACAACCGCACCGCACCGCCGGACCGGCGCCGCCCGACCCGCCGCGACCGGAGTGAAACCTGGTGGACCATCAAACTCTGTCTGAAATCTGAGAGTTAACACGGTGTTTCCCACCCTCGTGCCGCCCCGGCACGGGCCGATCGCTGCCCGATTTGTCGCGCCATGTCGGATCAATCACCCCAACCCGCCCCCCGGGCGACTCCCGGGCCGGCCGCCATCCTCAATTCTTGATCAGTTCTCCACGACAGACGTGTCCCGGTCACCCGAGCAGTGTTATGTTTCCGACCAGCTGTCCCGCAACTCGCCAAGGCCGGACCACAACGGCCTACCTGTGCGCGGATATGGAGTGCTGCGGCCCCACCCGTCCGGTGCGGACCGACTACTCACCGCTGCCCAGGTGAATTCCAGTCATTAGAATGTCGTCAAGATTTTCGTGCATTTCATCTGGGAGAAATGTGTTCCAGCACGGAGTGCGGCCGGCCTTTCCTCTGCAAAAGACCGCCGTGCCGGAGTCCCCCCTCACCCCCCGGGCCGAATCCGACTTAGTGGAACCGTCGACCTCGAGACCTCGCCTGGGCCGGATTCAGGACCCGAAGCAAGGAGCAGCCATATGACGGGCCGTCCTGACCTCATCGAACGCACCGAAGAACTGCTTGTCCTCAACAGCATCACCACCGCCGCGCTCCAGGGCGCCGGCTCGGTCGGCCTGGTGGTCGGCCCGGTGGCCAGCGGCAAGTCCGTCCTGCTCAGCGCCCTGGGCGAGCAGGCGGGCGCGGCCGGAGCCACGGTGCTGCGCGCCACCGGTGCGCAGGCCGAGGCCGGCACGCCGCTGAGCATCGTCGGCCAGCTGCTGCACCAGGCCCCGCTGGATGCCGACGGTGCCGTGCGGACCCGGCACCTGCTGGCGGTCGCGGCCCGGGCCACCGGCCCCGACCAGCTGCCGGCCGATCTGGTGCAGGCGCTGTGCGGCGTCCTGTTCGACCTGTCGAAGACCATCCCGCTGCTGATCTGCGTCGACGACGCCCACCACGCCGACCCGTTCTCCCTGCAGTGGCTGCTCTTCCTGATCCGCCGGCTCGGCACCGCCCGGATCGCCGTGGTGCTCACCGAGCGCACCGCCCGCCAGCACCCGCGGCCCGCCTTCCACGCCGAGCTGCTGCGCCAGCCGCACTGCCGCCGGATCATGCTCGGACCGCTCAGCCACGAGGGCGTGGTCCACCTGCTCGGCACCCGGCTGGAGACCGAGCGGGCCGCGGAGCTGGCGCCCCGGGTGGACGCGCTCACCGGCGGCAACCCCCTGCTCGTGCACGGTCTCCTGGAGGACCTGCGCTCGTCCACCCGGCACTCCCTGGACCAGTACCCGGCCGGTCTCGGTGACGGGTTCGCCTTCTCCCAGGCCGTGGTGAGCTGCCTGCACCGCAGCGAGCCGGCCGCGCTCGCGGTGGCCCGCGGCATCGCCGTCCTCGGCGACCAGGCCTCCGACCACCTGCTCGGCCAGTTGCTCGGCCTCTTCCCCAGCCTGGTGGCC from Kitasatospora sp. NBC_01250 includes these protein-coding regions:
- a CDS encoding helix-turn-helix domain-containing protein — its product is MAQLISAAQPTWVELLTGLDTTEFEELLHALRPHTEADAPRVGRRWTLCLADRVLLVSVYRRTNLTMREVAVVFGISKSAADRIVGQLGPLLDLPPVRHRRSRLTLRLDRMTDEA